A region from the Leishmania panamensis strain MHOM/PA/94/PSC-1 chromosome 20 sequence genome encodes:
- a CDS encoding chaperone protein DNAJ-like protein (TriTrypDB/GeneDB-style sysID: LpmP.20.4790), giving the protein MLAPKGSVWCGSNCGSPSIRVGPHLRKTTPWMPWHTLLCQRRCFQVIQRGHDLPQKSLYDKLGFAKDTEARVVRRSTTELRQALLRRVEELKDPVNDPADKKRVAELKDAYTRLQDDCFRTNYTSHYYASNDARLHVLCDGGQVAANFNPEHQHFTYVDHAIDRESTSSGVDFSLASGTARGSASGARLSSRSEVPTAEALGDAFRNATGVGENASGATSSNATAYKAADAAGPLNGTDITHLLRITLEQSLAGCEVEIVIHKNVRCAKCRGSGRQQLRTPRKCPQCLGRGSVHMPSATYDIERRCLYCGGEGTVPAPPCRTCDGRGIQPHQAVRLPVGVPAGTLSNSLFRLHHHGHDGVRGGHAGDVLVTVLVSEHRCFYRNPERSHELHAMLPLPLSVALLGGRVKVRTLNGFGMVHVPPCVRSGEVLPLDAYGVPDATGRASVAAAAPHAILYHVLVIIPKGDALSGQQKAALQRYEAHHNHSSMTGTEAEVLEPPHTFGGEVPQQQTPASSGSTVSRAQLMESCAALKSSYKHWFSAG; this is encoded by the coding sequence ATGCTCGCGCCGAAAGGAAGTGTGTGGTGCGGTAGCAACTGCGGCAGCCCAAGTATCCGTGTCGGCCCCCATCTACGCAAAACGACGCCCTGGATGCCTTGGCACACCCTACTCTGTCAACGCCGCTGCTTTCAAGTGATCCAGCGTGGCCACGACCTGCCACAGAAGTCGCTCTATGACAAGCTTGGCTTCGCCAAAGACACCGAGGCGCGTGttgtgcggcgcagcaccactgAGCTACGAcaggcactgctgcgacGCGTCGAAGAGCTAAAGGACCCAGTGAATGACCCAGCGGACAAGAAACGAGTGGCAGAGCTGAAGGACGCGTACACCCGCCTGCAGGACGACTGCTTCCGCACTAACTACACAAGTCACTACTACGCCTCCAACGACGCTCGACTACACGTTctctgcgacggcggtcAGGTGGCCGCCAACTTCAATCCAGAACACCAACACTTCACTTATGTGGACCATGCCATTGACCGCGAGAGCACTAGCAGCGGTGTTGACTTCTCCTTGGCAAGCGGGACGGCTCGTGGATCAGCTTCGGGCGCTAGGCTATCCAGCCGCAGCGAGGTACcgacggcggaggcgctaGGTGATGCCTTCCGAAACGCCACCGGCGTAGGCGAGAACGCCAGTGGCGCCACCTCGTCGAACGCCACCGCTTACAAGGCTGCGGACGCAGCAGGGCCGCTGAACGGCACCGACATCACCCACTTGCTCCGCATCACCCTCGAGCAGAGTCTAGCAGGCTGTGAAGTGGAGATAGTGATCCACAAAAATGTCCGCTGTGCTAAGTGTCGCGGCTCGGGTCGGCAACAGCTTCGGACACCGCGGAAGTGCCCGCAGTGTCTGGGCCGTGGCTCTGTGCACATGCCAAGCGCCACCTATGACATTGAACGCCGGTGCCTCTACTGCGGTGGCGAGGGGACCGTACCGGCCCCGCCGTGCCGCACATGCGATGGCCGCGGCATTCAGCCCCACCAGGCGGTGCGGTTGCCGGTGGGCGTGCCTGCTGGTACCTTGTCCAATTCCCTCTTtcgccttcaccaccacggcCATGACGGGGTGCGTGGCGGCCATGCTGGTGACGTGCTGGTCACTGTGCTAGTGAGCGAGCACCGCTGTTTCTACCGCAACCCTGAGAGGAGCCACGAGCTGCATGCgatgctgccactgccgctctcAGTAGCATTACTCGGCGGCCGTGTCAAAGTACGGACGCTGAATGGATTCGGCATGGTGCACGTGCCGCCGTGCGTGCGAAGCGGTGAGGTTCTCCCGCTGGATGCGTATGGGGTACCGGATGCCACAGGTCGAGCCTCTgttgcggcagcagccccacATGCGATCCTCTACCACGTCCTGGTGATAATTCCAAAGGGGGATGCGCTGTCAGGACAGCAAAAAGCGGCACTACAGCGGTACGAGGCGCACCACAACCATTCGTCCATGACAGGGACAGAGGCAGAGGTCTTGGAGCCGCCTCACACCTTTGGTGGCGAAGTTCCGCAACAACAGACACCAGCGTCATCTGGCAGCACCGTCTCCCGCGCGCAGCTGATGGAAAGCTGCGCTGCCCTCAAATCTTCGTACAAGCACTGGTTTAGTGCAGGCTAA
- a CDS encoding cytidine triphosphate synthase, putative (TriTrypDB/GeneDB-style sysID: LpmP.20.4800), with translation MAERKTASGSAYYLPSPMLLSQNQSEERAKFVVVSGGVCSSLGKGITTSAIGALLRAAGYRVCSIKIDPYINIDAGLMSPYEHGEVYVLEDGGEADLDLGNYERWMSVHLTRDHNITTGKVYQKLLTKERAGGFLGKTVQLVPHFTNEVVNHIFKICQTPMSGSNKRPEICMIELGGTVGDMESQPFVEALRRLRYSILPEDFCLLHTTYLPVFGGTQKTKPTQHSCRALLSLGLHPDFLVCRSEQPLAADVKEKLSNQCGVQSKDIIGAPNVSCLYEIPIEFVDQGLIDRLSHKLRLRPSVPPMDVPTYQTFKKFAKILQNPSNQKVRIAFVGKYVTGGSDAYFSVLQCFEHCQLILGINVEVFYLESEELEGENAEEAKAMLLKCDGIFVPGGFGVRGIDGKVNAVRLAREHNIPYFGVCLGMQVALIEFARNKLGWQDANSEEFDASSTHQMVRIMDADRERMGANMHLGAREVHIVESNSHMSAIYSGAKVVLERHRHRYEVNAKYLDDLRREGLVISAVSDPDAGASLRVEAIENLSLKFFFAVQFHPEFVSTPLDPSPPYLAFFAAAAGKEVNWPAECTGRRLPVSAQSSQVSS, from the coding sequence ATGGCGGAGCGCAAGACCGCGTCAGGTAGTGCGTACTACCTCCCCTCACCGATGCTTCTGTCGCAGAACCAGAGTGAGGAGCGGGCAAAGTTTGTCGTGGTGAGCGGTGGGGTGTGCAGCTCCCTCGGTAAGGGTATCACGACTAGCGCCATCGGTGCCttgctgcgcgctgctggctACCGCGTGTGCAGCATCAAGATCGACCCTTATATCAACATTGACGCAGGACTCATGAGCCCGTACGAACATGGTGAGGTCTACGTGCTCgaagacggcggcgaggcggacCTCGACCTCGGCAATTACGAGCGTTGGATGTCGGTTCATCTGACACGCGACCACAATATAACAACCGGTAAGGTATACCAGAAGCTGTTGACGAAGGAACGCGCTGGAGGCTTTTTGGGCAAGACGGTGCAACTCGTCCCGCACTTCACGAACGAGGTTGTGAACCACATCTTTAAGATCTGCCAGACACCCATGAGTGGGTCGAACAAGCGGCCAGAGATTTGCATGATTGAGCTCGGAGGCACAGTGGGCGACATGGAATCGCAACCCTTCGTCGAGgcactgcgccgcctgcgctaTTCAATTCTGCCAGAGGACTTCTGTCTCCTGCACACGACGTACCTGCCGGTGTTTGGCGGAACGCAGAAGACGAAgccgacgcagcacagcTGTCGCGCACTGCTCTCCCTGGGGCTGCATCCCGACTTCCTTGTCTGCCGCAGCGAGCAGCCGCTGGCTGCGGATGTGAAGGAGAAGCTATCGAACCAGTGCGGTGTGCAGAGCAAGGATATCATCGGCGCCCCCAACGTTAGTTGTCTCTACGAGATTCCCATCGAGTTCGTTGACCAGGGCCTGATCGATCGTCTCTCGCACAAACTTCGTCTTCGGCCGAGCGTGCCGCCGATGGATGTGCCGACCTATCAGACCTTCAAGAAGTTCGCGAAAATTCTTCAGAACCCAAGCAACCAGAAGGTACGCATCGCTTTTGTTGGCAAGTACGTGACAGGTGGGTCGGACGCGTACTTCTCTGTGCTTCAGTGCTTCGAACACTGCCAGCTTATCCTCGGTATCAATGTCGAGGTCTTCTACctggagagcgaggagctGGAAGGCGAGAACGCCGAGGAGGCAAAGGCGATGCTGCTCAAGTGCGACGGCATCTTCGTGCCTGGCGGCTTCGGTGTTCGTGGCATCGACGGTAAGGTGAATGCGGTGCGGCTGGCCCGCGAGCACAATATTCCGTACTTTGGCGTCTGCCTCGGCATGCAGGTGGCCCTCATCGAGTTCGCTCGCAACAAGCTTGGCTGGCAAGATGCGAACAGCGAAGAGTTCGACGCTTCTAGCACGCACCAGATGGTTCGCATCATGGACGCAGATCGAGAGCGCATGGGTGCCAACATGCACCTTGGAGCGCGTGAAGTGCACATTGTGGAGTCGAACTCGCACATGAGCGCCATCTACTCTGGTGCCAAGGTTGTACtggagcgccaccgccaccgctatGAGGTGAACGCCAAGTACCTTGACGACCTACGCAGAGAAGGCCTCGTCATCTCCGCCGTCTCAGACCCCGACGCTGGCGCGAGTCTGCGCGTCGAAGCCATCGAAAATCTGTCGCTCAAGTTTTTCTTTGCCGTGCAGTTCCACCCGGAGTTTGTCTCCACCCCGCTCGACCCTTCTCCACCCTACCTTGCCTTCTTCGCGGCGGCCGCTGGCAAGGAAGTCAATTGGCCCGCAGAGTGCACCGGGCGCCGCCTGCCCGTCTCTGCCCAATCAAGCCAAGTGAGCAGTTGA
- a CDS encoding hypothetical protein (TriTrypDB/GeneDB-style sysID: LpmP.20.4810), giving the protein MDAAETGNTDVVELVSDHYFPSDTNEATYQQQQLRGNGNRDGGPSTQLGLTSTSGQELEGYIYSDAAVLDLQSHAWISVPSAAVRRRRWRLVNCMWEQNPPIAITITDLSLSVKPTQESLWVVPQEANASTTDALQQDSSFLQVPHEKASAKASESLRDEHVVTDGSVAAKDSHPLVMAPGSAGSWNITKWRLADAPYLHRGFTSDVFPSECRQLLEDLPMGTQMEDWSMFVVAATLSFYQRQAHEWATSWWTWCAELSGRGGILLPGWLTAPSAGATVDGNLLSVAGSVTTTATAAASAVLAPLLSVLYALSCLLRAGHHALAQLLSYETLLTLPAKDSIMWSLVTNDLWRLQMELMLLSIAFILLFVCALVVMRYRKYTETLESWEAEMTRHNAAEVAKWAAEMDLRQRVARTTTSAGVATGEPSTHANASGDSSSGLFKAPARASSASLSGCGSLRREPLAEMPREVLDSVSKCQDGSLWYVDSEGAASIVSSQRQLRESSDSGTSDASMPQFSGELLQDSFRGCGATADGGVDVVGGNATKPVRVSASLFLTEQEPSVATGDEWVVAGGSR; this is encoded by the coding sequence ATGGATGCGGCGGAGACTGGAAACACTGACGTAGTTGAACTGGTAAGTGACCACTACTTCCCCTCTGACACCAATGAGGCGACgtaccaacagcagcaactccGCGGTAATGGTAACCGTGATGGCGGCCCGTCGACGCAACTGGGCTTGACCTCTACCAGCGGGCAGGAACTCGAGGGATACATTTATTCGGACGCCGCGGTGTTGGATCTGCAGTCGCACGCGTGGATTTCAGTTCccagcgcagcggtgcggcgacgccgctggcgcCTTGTGAACTGCATGTGGGAGCAGAACCCGcccatcgccatcaccaTCACGGATCTTTCTTTATCGGTGAAGCCAACCCAAGAATCTCTCTGGGTGGTTCCTCAGGAGGCCAATGCCTCCACCACCGACGCGTTGCAACAGGACTCTTCTTTTCTGCAGGTACCACACGAGAAGGCAAGCGCCAAGGCGAGCGAGTCTTTACGCGATGAGCATGTCGTCACTGATGGCAGCGTAGCGGCTAAAGACTCGCATCCGCTAGTGATGGCGCCAGGCTCAGCGGGCTCTTGGAACATAACGAAATGGCGACTGGCCGATGCACCGTACTTGCATCGAGGCTTCACAAGCGACGTGTTTCCGTCCGAGTGTCGCCAACTCCTCGAAGACCTCCCCATGGGCACACAGATGGAGGACTGGAGCATGTTTGTTGTGGCGGCCACGCTCAGCTTTTACCAGCGGCAAGCACACGAGTGGGCAACCTCATGGTGGACGTGGTGTGCTGAACTGAGTGGCAGGGGCGGCATCCTACTCCCTGGGTGGCTGACTGCGCCAAGTGCAGGTGCTACCGTGGATGGAAACCTATTGAGCGTGGCCGGGAGCGTCACTaccacagccaccgccgctgcttcagcagtgCTTGCGCCACTGCTCAGCGTACTGTACGCTCTGAGCTGCCTGCTACGCGCTGGGCATCATGCGCTCGCCCAATTGTTGTCGTATGAGACACTGCTCACTCTTCCAGCGAAAGATTCCATAATGTGGAGCCTTGTCACCAACGATCTGTGGAGGCTGCAGATGGAACTGATGCTCCTCAGCATCGCCTTCATCTTGCTTTTCGTGTGCGCGCTCGTGGTCATGCGCTACCGGAAGTACACCGAGACTTTGGAGTCGTGGGAGGCAGAGATGACGAGACACAatgcggcagaggtggcgaagTGGGCAGCGGAAATggacctgcggcagcgagtgGCGCGCACCACAACATCCGCTGGCGTCGCCACAGGAGAGCCCTCCACCCACGCCAATGcgagcggcgacagcagcagcggccttTTCAAGGCCCCTGCGAGAGCGTCATCGGCGTCCCTGagtggctgcggcagcctTCGAAGGGAGCCGTTGGCAGAGATGCCGCGTGAAGTGTTGGACAGCGTCTCCAAGTGCCAAGATGGTTCTTTGTGGTATGTTGACAGCGAGGGAGCAGCCTCCATTGTTTCCTcccagcgccagctgcgcgagagcagcgacagcggtaCGAGCGACGCATCGATGCCTCAGTTCTCTGGTGAGCTGCTTCAGGACTCTTTCCGAGGTTGTGGCGCTACTGCTGATGGCGGCGTTGACGTAGTCGGAGGCAACGCAACTAAGCCGGTAAGGGTATCTGCTAGCCTTTTCCTTACTGAACAAGAACCTTCCGTTGCCACTGGTGATGAGTGGGTAGTTGCAGGGGGTAGCCGATAA